The following are from one region of the Periophthalmus magnuspinnatus isolate fPerMag1 chromosome 5, fPerMag1.2.pri, whole genome shotgun sequence genome:
- the c5h1orf50 gene encoding uncharacterized protein C1orf50 homolog, whose amino-acid sequence MDRAVSLPNQPDRTTTVTLVENSPNPSGLELVSSYQTTRVGDPMDLVALASQVQKGDDFIKANACNKLTVIADQIRYLQEQARKVLEDAKRDADLHHAACNIVKKPGNMYYLYERPSGQKYFSIISPQEWGSSCPHPFIGAFKLQHDMSWTPIEEVEKRDAEIAIMDKLLNQQIALPSNIGPNFKGLCNE is encoded by the exons ATGGACCGAGCGGTGAGTCTCCCGAACCAGCCCGACAGAACCACCACAG TGACTCTGGTGGAAAACAGCCCCAACCCCAGTGGACTGGAGCTGGTCAGTTCATACCAGACCACACGAGTAGGAGACCCGATGGACCTGGTGGCTTTAGCTTCACAAGTAcaaaag GGAGATGATTTCATCAAAGCAAATGCCTGCAACAAACTGACTGTCATCGCTGACCAGATCAGATACCTCCAAGAACAGGCCAGAAAG GTTTTAGAAGACGCTAAACGAGATGCAGACCTCCACCATGCTGCTTGTAACATAGTGAAGAAACCAGGAAACATGTATTACCTTTATGAACGCCCGTCTGGACAGAAGTATTTCTCTATTATCTCTCCTCAG GAATGGGGTTCGAGCTGCCCACACCCTTTTATTGGTGCATTTAAACTTCAGCATGACATGTCCTGGACTCCCATAGAAGAGGTGGAAAAAAGGGACGCAGAGATCGCCATTATGGACAAACTCCTAAACCAGCAGATCGCCTTACCATCCAACATAGGACCTAATTTCAAAGGATTATGTAATGAATAA
- the p3h1 gene encoding prolyl 3-hydroxylase 1 encodes MERLRYFAVVLCLFCPSFTSADTSTGTRPFLEPYDFLFDTAVEAYNKGDWFSVILNMEKALRNKAAVHRVRAECRLSCANHTAFSEPVAGLGVPIPGVGSVDDLGFFQKILKRADCVKSCENEKLGPPTMHLASAETELEFKKRTPYNYLQVAYFKIDKLDKAVAAANTFFQANPHHMEMKQNLDYYRMMDGVKEEDFKDLEIKPHMAEFLMGKRYYSHDSFGLAADHFEAALEEYFTADKECRALCEGSYNYDGYNYMEYSADLFQTMTDHYMQVLNCKQRCSVELATNAGMDKPFDDFLPSQFNYLQFSYYNSENYEKAIECAKTFLLFHPKDEVMNQNLAYYSVVLGEDKAETVSERQVVKQHIQQSILEKQLLYFGYEAFGITFVDPDSWTPEDVMPKKLRDKQKAEKEAAARITEEIGNLMKEIETLVEEKKKDSSDLAKIVAPQDAVVGDAVLYDNIKISLTSKQLNGSERVLLDGVVTDDECRELQRLSNAAALKGDGYRGRPSPHSPSETFQGVTVMKAVKLGQEGKVPLKSARLFYDLSEKVRKAVETYFQLKTPLYFSYSHLVCRSAIDENQDDRRDLSHPVHVDNCVLVSELNECIKEPPAYTHRDYSAILYLNEDFEGGDFIFTELDAKTVTAEVRPRCGRVVGFGSGKENPHGVRAVTKGQRCAVALWFTLDPAHEEKERIQAGDMLKMFATPVNPEFSQKDPAATEPDSPTPPQQGAADAKENSNKVDSAKETTATPKEQKAPAAKKSKVDTKDKSKVKTKTGDKSKAADKSKTKTKTKETTKAPAKQGDKQNSKSTAKQTKSTKGKASKSAENKDEL; translated from the exons ATGGAGCGGCTGCGTTACTTCGCTGTagttttgtgtcttttctgtCCCTCTTTTACCTCAGCGGACACTTCCACGGGGACAAGACCTTTCCTGGAGCCGTATGACTTTCTTTTTGACACCGCTGTGGAGGCTTATAACAAGGGGGACTGGTTTTCTGTGATCCTCAACATGGAGAAGGCTCTGAGGAACAAAGCTGCGGTGCACAGGGTCCGGGCTGAGTGCCGGCTCAGCTGTGCCAACCACACCGCCTTCAGTGAGCCTGTGGCGGGTCTGGGAGTGCCCATCCCGGGGGTAGGCTCTGTGGACGATCTGGGATTCTTTCAGAAAATCCTCAAAAGAGCAGACTGTGTGAAATCCTGCGAAAATGAGAAGCTTGGGCCACCGACCATGCATCTGGCGAGCGCagaaacagagctggagtttaaGAAAAGAACTCCCTACAACTATTTACAAGTGGCTTATTTCAAG ATCGATAAACTGGACAAAGCAGTAGCCGctgcaaacacatttttccagGCCAATCCTCACCACATGGAGATGAAACAGAACCTGGACTATTACAGAATGATGGACGGAGTCAAAGAAGAGGACTTTAAGGACCTGGAGATTAAGCCTCATATG GCTGAGTTTTTGATGGGAAAACGTTACTACAGCCACGACTCATTTGGTTTGGCCGCAGATCATTTCGAAGCCGCTCTGGAGGAGTACTTCACTGCTGATAAAGAATGTCGAGCGCTGTGTGAAGGATCCTACAACTACGACGGGTACAACTACATGGAATACAGCGCAGACCTCTTCCAAACCATGACGG atcaTTATATGCAGGTGCTAAACTGTAAGCAGCGCTGCTCGGTAGAACTGGCCACTAACGCTGGAATGGACAAACCCTTTGACGATTTTCTCCCCTCGCAGTTTAACTACCTGCAGTTTTCATATTACAACA gtgaaaactatgaaaaagcCATAGAGTGTGCAAAAACCTTCCTGCTCTTTCACCCCAAAGACGAGGTGATGAACCAGAACCTGGCGTATTATTCTGTGGTGCTGGGGGAGGACAAAGCAGAGACCGTTTCAGAGAGACAG gtCGTAAAGCAGCACATCCAACAGTCCATCCTCGAGAAACAGCTGCTCTATTTTGGTTATGAAGCTTTTGGCATCACATTTGTGGATCCA GATTCTTGGACCCCTGAAGATGTTATGCCCAAAAAGTTGAGAGATAAGCAGAA ggcTGAGAAAGAAGCTGCGGCAAGAATTACAGAGGAAATTGGAAACCTCATGAAAGAAATTGAAACTTTggtggaggagaagaagaaggactCGTCAGATTTAGCCAAGATCGTTGCACCTCAGGAtg CCGTCGTTGGTGATGCCGTGCTGTACGATAACATCAAGATTAGCCTGACGTCCAAGCAGCTTAATGGCTCGGAGCGAGTTCTTCTAGACGGGGTTGTCACGGACGATGAGTGTCGGGAGCTGCAACGCCTCTCAAAT GCAGCTGCTCTGAAAGGTGACGGCTACAGGGGGCGCCCTTCTCCACATTCCCCCAGTGAGACTTTCCAAGGAGTGACGGTCATGAAGGCTGTAAAG CTCGGACAAGAAGGAAAAGTCCCCCTGAAGAGCGCGCGTTTGTTTTATGACCTCAGCGAGAAAGTGCGGAAAGCTGTGGAGACCTACTTCCAACTGAAGACCCCGCTGTACTTCTCATACTCTCACTTGGTCTGCCGCTCTGCTATTGACG AGAACCAGGACGACCGCCGTGATCTGAGCCACCCTGTGCACGTGGACAACTGTGTGCTGGTGTCTGAGCTGAACGAGTGCATTAAAGAGCCGCCGGCGTACACACACCGCGACTACAG TGCGATCCTTTATCTCAATGAAGATTTTGAAGGGGGAGACTTCATTTTCACTGAGTTGGACGCCAAAACTGTCACC GCTGAAGTTCGTCCTCGCTGTGGTCGTGTGGTCGGGTTTGGATCGGGGAAGGAGAATCCTCACGGAGTCCGAGCTGTGACTAAAGGTCAGAGGTGCGCTGTGGCTCTGTGGTTTACGCTGGATCCTGCTCACGAGGAAAAG GAAAGAATACAAGCTGGTGATATGCTGAAGATGTTTGCCACACCTGTGAATCCTGAGTTTAGCCAAAAGGATCCTGCAGCCACAGAGCCAGACAGTCCCACTCCAccccagcagggggcagcagatgCTAAAGAAAACAGTAATAAAGTAGATTCTGCAAAAGAAACAACAGCCACACCAAAGGAACAAAAAGCACCAGCAGCCAAGAAGAGCAAAGTGGACACAAAAGACAAATCAAAAGTAAAGACCAAAACTGGAGACAAGAGTAAAGCAGCggataaaagtaaaactaaaacaaaaaccaaaGAAACAACCAAAGCTCCAGCCAAACAGGGAGACAAACAGAACTCCAAATCTACcgcaaaacagacaaaatcaaCTAAAGGTAAAGCATCGAAATCTGCAGAAAACAAAGACGAGCTGTGA